A segment of the Caretta caretta isolate rCarCar2 chromosome 13, rCarCar1.hap1, whole genome shotgun sequence genome:
GAATTCTCCTCACCCTCTCCCTTGTCAGTGCTGGCAGAATTCgtctcctgtcctcctttccAGGGCCAGGACCACAAGCAGCAGCACCAGATAGACTTGaagaatattaaaataattttgatcatTTTAAATGCAGGTGGTTTCCTTCTCTGAAGTTAGCTCCTTTTAGACCAATTTATTGAGAACTCACTTCAGTGATGAAGGTTTCTGCTCTGCAGTGGTGGTCTACTTTGTCCCCTGTCCTTCCCCCCCTCCGTCCCCATCCCCCATACTGCAGAAATAACCATACTAACACATGGGTTTTACACTTTCAGGCAGCACAGGTTGGGCACCAGCAGGGACTGAGCCTGAAATGGTTTTTCAAGAACCTTTTTAACCAAATTAGTTTCCATTCATGCTAGTGGGAAAACTGCTGGCTAAAAAACAAGGCCCTATCCCTTTCCTTAGCTGTAAAGTAGACCAGGCTTCTGGCTCTCTAGAACAGGACTGCCCAGCCTGGCCCTAAAAGGGATTAACTAGTGCATTGACCACTTTCCCCAAACCCTgaactctccccagctgctggagaaaaGGGATTTAATTCCTGAGcattttctacactcagacagCCCTTGCAGGGAGAAGGCGGTGGTTTTGTTGTAAATCAGAGTTGATTCCCCTCATTTCAACATGAGCCAGCAGGGTGGTTCTTTGGGAACATTCTAACATTTTGGTTCTTAGCATATGTGGACAATAGACAAAATCTGACCAACCTCCAGGGAGTGTGGGTCAGTATCAGAGCTAAGGTATCCGAGAACAGAATGACCACACACAAGCCCAAATTTCAGGTCCGCACTTCACAAGCCTGCTTGATTTGTCCACTGCATCCTCCCATACTTtgaatttatgtaaatatttatttttatgtgtaCAATACCATGAAGTAGCAAACCTTTTACAAAATGTTAACTACAGTCATTTGTGAAAGTCTTAATGTTAAAGAGAGGCAGAGACAATCGCTGTCCCAGAATTCTCTATAGACATTACTTAATGGTTGCCTCCGCTCCTTTTAAGAGGCCATCAAGAACACACAGCCATAAATTTGCCAGCCAATTAGCCAACAAAAACATTGCCCAGGGGCTTATTACAACAGATCAACATCAGCTacagtttgtttaaaattgtatttatgCAACATCTAGCTGTTTTTACCAGATCACCCTGGAACTTCATGTTTAGTAGCTCTTAATATTTAAACCACTGGTAGAACACAGTTGAGACTTATGATTGCATAGGAAGAAGAACTGACAGCCTACTGTGTAACATCAACTCATGTTCATAACCTGCAGCTGGCTGGCACAAACTCAGATTTCTGAAGCCCTGGTGACAGTAGTACCTGTGACAAGTTGTGAAACAAATGGGATCCACTGCGTATTGGTGTCAGGGAAAGTTTTATGTAAACTGCATCTTTAGTCTCTTTGGCGCTATCTCCAGAGAACATCTCAGTGCTCTAACTAATCCTTACTCAACAGTGGTCCGACTCTACTCAGAGGCTGTTTCATAGCCATCTTTGTAAGTTTTCACTAGATATTAAAGGGTTAGGAATCTCAATTTACGATTCTCAATGATAAGGAACGAACAGGAGCAAAATACCCTGGCTTTCCAGAGGCTTTGTGAGGGGCAAAAGGGGAGCACTGGGCTAGCAGATGGTCTGGAAAACCAGTGAAGAAGATGATAAACCTCTCGTCTTAATCACCACCACTTGTACACAGGGAATGTTCAGTTCCCAATGACAGTGTTTCAGCAAGGGGAAGTGTTCACAGGATTCCCAGCAGACGTGACCTGAACCTCCCCACTCCAAAGGGCCACCTTCTTCCCACAGGTGACCATAGGATTTAGTACCAGTCATTTACAAAATGCTGCTTTGAACTCAGAGGGTTAATATACTTTTGATTTGTAATTTTTTGTAACACTTTTTACAAGGTAGCATAGTATTTCACCAGAATACCAACTACAATCCGTCCATGGTCTGATTTTTATATAATTTAGTGGTGCTTTAGAaacttttgtttggttgtttcaGAGCTGTACAGCTCAGTTCTTCGCCTGTATCTACCTAAGACCAATGTGAACCTTTGTATTTTTGCTCCTAATTTTGGACTCAGTGAAAGTGTACTGTTTACATGTACAGAACTCCCAGCCCCTGTGTGTTCTGCAAACCTGCTGTTGAAGAGGAAGATGCACCTCACCCAGTTCATCTGCTTAGCAAAGCCACAGACACACTTGACACATAATCAACCaccttaaaagaaacaaaactgggATGTGCTGCAAGAGATGTCAGCGTTTGCACAGCCGAACACACTTTTAAgtgatcaatttaaaaaatagctGTAGCTTAAAATTTGAGAGCTGATCTGAGGGGGTGAGGTGACCATAAACAGCCAGGACCCCAAACAGAAGTAGAACCATATGATGGTGTATttccctgcctctcctccctgACATCCCAGGCATGAAGGTGAACGCTACCTAGCTGATTTTAGGGTTCCAGTTGAGTCTAGAACAATGCTCAAGCCTAGTGGAGGCCAGGGAGAAGGGTGAAACCCCTCTTTCCTTCAGCACAATTGAACAGTTACTGATTCACAATTAAATGATCTTAGAtgttaatttcaaataaaaatgataGGAGAGTATTCTCTCTGGAGACACCGGAGCTCCCAAATGGAGTAGGAGGCAGTTCGTTTAGAAAGTTAGtacattttggggggggaggggggacacggACGACGACACGACACGCTCAGAAACTGAGCATATGGCACTTAAATCACCATGGAAAGAGAATCCAGCTTTGAAGGTGACACTTTATTGCTTAATCAATTGATTAATTTCTAAATGATATTTTTGCAGATAGGCACCTATGCAACTTAATGTGGCTCTTTTAAGCAGATGAGCACTTCCTCCTCAATAAGCTGTATAAAAATTTGTGTTATATACTGTGGATTTTTCCAGTAAGTGTGGCTTAATATTTTAATTCTTAGAATGTGTGTCTATTATATGTGATGCAACTTAATTCTGTTCTGTTTGTGGAATGATTAGCACAGGCCAACTCCCTGTCCCCCTCACTTAACAAAGACCAATGAGCTGTTAATCAAGCTGTTATTTCCATGGTATTACTTGCTAAATGCACTGATTTCATAAGTATGTGgaatcctttttttcttttgaatctGTATATCATATATAAGACTGAATCTACTTAATAAACACTGTATAACAAACAGGACTCAGATCTCTAGTGTCAAACATAGCTAGTGTCACTTTTACCTCTTGCTTATAAGGCTTTTTCCACCAACTGAGACATATGCCATCAGCTGTCTCCCGAGTTCCCATTAGAGATCTCGGATTTGCAACCCAGTGTCAGTCTGTGACCTAACACATGGAAAGTCAGTTTGTTTGTTACTGGTACCAAGAACAGCTTTCAAATTTaggtgttttaaaataaacaaacaccttCATCACTCAAGTACCTTAAAACAAGCTGTGCTGTCTCTTCCTTAACAATCAGCTGCTGCTATTCTTATATTTTAGATAGCTACCTCAATAGTCACTTCTGGGACTGGCAAAGctgttttttgacaaaatgaaattttttgctaaaaaagtgtctgctttcatggaaattttatttgcttttcccagtgaaaaactctctttttttaaatgaaattcagtattgTCCATAAAAAATAGTTTCCTGACCAACTCTGTTAAttacatataataaaataaataactacGTGGCACTTACATGGTGCCTCTGTACTAAAGGATCGCAAACCACAACACAGTTAAACCTCACTAATTCACGTCAGTGATCTGGTGACAGAGGCAGAAGGCCTAGGAAAGACAGGTATGACAGGTTTTAAAGAGCCAGACTGTATGCTAAAACAAGTTTCCATTGCCCTACCTTTGATTCCAGAACGGGCAGGGCTTCCCCAGCGACAGACAAGAAGTTGGCTGACGGACCCTTGCAAGGGAGTGACCAGGAGACCCGCTGTGAATGGCTGAATATTATACATTAGTAAGCAGTCAATAAGAAATAGCAAGAAGAGGGCATCCTAAATTGTACTTTATCTAACAATTCTATATTAGTTGTAATTATTCATGATATTTCATAATATATACACTAGTAAATGTGTTCTATTGTGTGTTTTGAAAGCATAATGAAGTCTTATAATACTAGACCTCTACTCTTAAATCTACATTGAGTAGTGAAGAACCATTCTAATTATGGGGTGTGGGGATTACTGTGCATGTCTACAGTGAGGATTACTGTGCATGTCTACAGTGAGTTTTGAGAACAGTTAGAAATACCTGTCATTGTTTCAGTAACTCCACACCTGCAAATGGTTCTGTTGACTCAAGGAAGTGATGGATTTTGCTGTTACTTCCCAGCTAGTCAGTCATTCCATTATGACAGGATCACATACCGGAGCATTGCTCAGCTAAATGCAAAAGGCAAGTTGGAGGtgctcaggtttttttaaaaagtaaattctaTTACTTACTAGAAAAACAGTATGGAGAAAATTTTTAAGTATTCTTCATATTGGACCAATGTGAGACTCAAGCAAAAAAATATTAGGGCTTACCTTAAAACCAACTGTGAGATCTCCCAGATCCCTGCTACTCCAGAGACAGCTAACTCTGCTACTGTCAGACACTGCACCATCAGAAAGACAAGCTATTGACGTCTCAGGTTTTCagccattttaaaattatatttaacatTTCTAAATGGTGAGTTCATGTATTTTTCACAATTAGATCAAGTTTTCTTTTAATGGATGGCTCATCTAACCGCACGCATGCTTCTAGGCCTACTCAGCTACAGTCAAAGAGCTTCAACTgatggcaaaaacaaaacaacaaaacttgCCATAAGCAACCACTTGACTTTTAAGAACAATACATTACCAAAGCATCAGCGTTTAGACGATATTTAAGGCCAATGAGTTCCTATCTGACTTCCACTCATATTACTGGAGGGATTGCTTTGTCGTTAGAACTGATGCTTACATATAGATAAAATTCAACACAATGTGCTGAGAGACTAATCTAGAATTTAAAGCATGAACCTTGTTCCACACGTAGGACATGTGTCCTTGTATTAGGCAATAGCAGCAAAGCTCAGCTAtgtttctctttcctcctcttttcctCCATACCCTccaagtatgggctggatgaatggactataaggcgggtagaaagttggctagattgtcgggctcaacgggtagtgatcaatgcctccatgtctagttggcagccagtatcaagtggagtgccccaggggtcggtcctcaggccggttttgttcaatatcttcataaatgatctggaggatggtgtggattgcactctcagcaagtttgcagatgatactaaactgtgaggagaggtagatacgctggacggtagggataggatacagagggacctagacaaatcggaggattgggccaaaagaaatctgatgaggttcaacaaggacaagtgcagagtcctgcacttaggacggaagaatcccatgcaccgctacaatctagggaccgaatggctcagcagcagttctgcagaaaaggaccgaggggttacagtggatgagaagctggatatgagtcaacagtgtgcccttgctgccaagaaggccaatggcattttgggatgtataagtaggggcattgccagcagattgaaggacatgatcgttcccctctattcgacactgatgaggcctcatctggagtactgtgtccagttttgggccccacactacaagaaggatgtggaaaaattggaaaatgtccagcggacagcaacaaaaatgattaggggactggaacacgtgatttatgaggagaggttgagggaactgggattgtttagtctgcggaagagaagaatgagggggaatttgatagcagctttcaactacctgaaagggggttccaaagaggatgtatctagattgttctcagtggtagcagatgacagaacaaggagtaatggtctcaagttgcagtggggaaggtttaggttggatattaggaaaaactttttcactaggagggtggtgaaacactggaatgcgttacctagggaggtggtggaatctccttccttagaagtttttaaggtcacgcttgacaaagccctggctgggttgatttagttggggattggtcctgctttgagcagggggttggactagttgacctcctgaggtccctttcaaccctgatattctatgattctatggctggTATTAATTTTTTCTAACAAGCAAACTAAAGAAGCTACAGGCAAGAATGAATCCACTCCTGCTAAACTAACATATGCAGTCACCTAGGTTCAGGAGCCAGTAGAAGACAACAGCACCGGGTGCTACTGTAACAGCAGCACTGTAGAATATAAACCATTATAGTTAGCTTCCATACTGTAGTATATCTATATATTCCAAATGTGGCATTAGATGAGTTATCAGATCATTTGCCTTGTTGAAATTCCACTACAGTGAAAGCTGGATCTACTGAATAGAGGCGTGTGATGCAACAGCTGACCGCAGTGTCAGTGTCTTACTAACCTTCCCTCCACTCCATCCCCTACAAACCATCACTGCCTGGAAgagaaacaaatttattgacaATCTAAGCTTACAGCTAGTTTCAAGTGTTGTAATTGGTATCAAACCATTGCATTGATTTGAAATCAGCATTTAAAATCCCATTAACCCAACAATTTAACCAGACATCAGAAGAAAATGCCATACAATAGCAGAGACCAAATACTTGTTTAGGAATACTTAAGGAATTCCCTAGGTAGGTTGTACTGTGTGTAGTGCATTACCACCAATAAGGTGACTATCCGGGAGCAATACCATTGCAGAAGGGCTTGTACAGCAGTGAACTTCGCTCTGGCAagaagtccaacaacccaaactACTTGTTTTGTGCCGTAAGTACTTTTAACTTCACTTGGATCATATACATTACTGGCAGTTGATGCAGTGTCTTCAATTATGTTAGTATATAAAAATGACATACTGAAGTTCAGACAAGAATGACAGTCCCCTTTTGATCAGCTCAGTTTAAAAGCTTGTGAGGACACTGCCAAGGCAAAAATGAGAAACTCTGCCTGAAAAAAACAAGTGTTTTCCCTCTGAGCCTGGCAATGGCAAGACAACAGCAAACCGGTAAGTTCCCGAGCCCAGAACACCAAGCCCATTTCAGAAGAAGAGGATTGAAACCACACATGCAGGTTTTACAGAATGTTTATTTTTCCAATACCACAAGGGACATACAAGAGCAGGGCCCTGCTGGGGAGCTCTGCAGACCAGACCAGCTTCAATCTGTACCCTACAGTGGCCCCAAAGGATACAGAGCCAgactgccccagctctgctccctatCTTTGGTAAGCAGGTTTTCACACCATCCCCTCAAGACTTCACTAATACTGCATTTCAATTCACCCCCGTCTCTCTTTCTCCCATTTCACAATATCAAACTGCCACCTGGGTTATGGGTAAACCATTTCAGAGACGaagaaggtttctgcagcccacaGATTTTACACTCTCTACAGCTCTCAAACAGGGAGgtctacaattaaaaaaaaaaagcatagtcAAGAAAGAGGTAGGTAGGAGCTAGGAAAGGGGTGGGAGAAAGCTGGTAAATGAAATGGTAGGTTTGCTTCTTCCCCACTTAGAGCAACCCATTCCCGAGAGGCAAACACTCAAAGGAGGGTTGGTCACTTTTTCTGCTCGCATCAATTCTGGATACATACGGGCTTTCACACAAGCTGTCCATGGAGACTCTGACAAGGACCAGTAACtgttatagaaatattttttagAAGAGCGAGGAGCAAATTACATCCAGCTCAGCAAATCAGGGCAGGCATCCTTGAGATTGCATGTTGCAGTCTATCTGCCCACAGCAAAGCCACGGAGGCCAGAGGGAGGCAATCTGAACCAAGAGTGACCCCTTTGCATGTTCAGCCTCACATTAGGCAGCACAGAATACAGTGGCTTTGACTACAGATGTAGATTAAGAACTAACACCACTTTAATGTAATACTGCTGTAGAGCctgaaaataaagaaacaaaaaaaaaaccctttatgtTCTATGTACATTACATCCATTTACAGAATTGGCCAGTACTGTGTACAACATATAAATACATGATCAAACAGATGCATAGAGGATACTTACAAGAATCAAATAATTCActttatacatccaagaatgaaaagttaaaatattaaaaaaaaaaaaaggaaacaccgCTTAGAATGTAAAATGACCATCACACACAGATGCACAGCCAGACACTTACAGGTGGTCAGATGCTGGCATGGCAAGGTTCTCATTGTAGGGCTGTAATATGGGGAGGTTACCGGCCACACTAATGAACTCCTTGGCTTTTCATACAAGTCTGTAGCAACATTTGGCCAGAAGAGGCAGCCTGGTCCAACAGTTCCACAGACTACACATCTTATTCAGTCCAGCAGAAGGCATTGAAGCTGGCAGCCACTACTATTTGCTTCTTTCATTCCCTTAACTGGCTCCATCAAATATGCAATCACCCATATATGGCTCTTCAGCCACCTGCCGAGTGTTTTACTAGTTACTTGATTCTGCTGTAGCATTCAAAGTACTGCACAGCCACCACCTATAGAGAAGCTTCATGTCCACATTTATTGTACAGTAGTACTTTTTCCACACAGACAGGGAACGGAGAGTGGAAGACTGTATTCTGCTCTGCTAAGGCATGGCTGGGACTAACCTAGCTCAGCCCTTAAAAACAGACAGCACTCTGTTCCAGTTCCTTTGGATGTAAACGTTTCCTTTAGAAAAGGTCCATGGATTTCCAGAGCAAACTGCCTCTCAGTCAGGTAGTAGCCTCAGCACGTGTGCCcagagcacaaatcaacattTCCATGATGGCGTTAAGCAGAAGATTGCTCCAGTAGGGCACAACCCACAGATTGGGGAGTGTAACTGTGAGTAAGAACAACAGGTTTTGCACTGTGAATTTTAGTGGGAAGGCAAATCAACTCTCTCACCAAAACTTAAAGTGTAATATTGTGTCTATTATAAACAGAATAATATTTTGTGTACAGGTTTTAGGGTCAGTTATCAAAATACACACACTAAATATACAATTTTCCCGATGGCCATAATTTATTATCTCACCACAAGGCACAATACACAAAGCTTCGAGGGTCCTATACAGTCATCGTGACAAAATGCCCCACATCCTTTACACATAATCATGGCTTTAAGGCTGCAGGAACATTTGAGTGATATTTCTTCAACACTGCTGCTATCAGCAAACATCTGCACAGAAAGGGAAGTATTATGGTTTGCAGCAAAGTTCGCTTTGTGGCTTAGCTGCATCACGCTTCCAGCAAGGCTTCTCGGAAAAGCTGGAGTTGTGTTGGATGAATAATTAAAGCTGGTGGAATGAAGCTGCAGCTTAGAAAGCTTCCCATAAAATGCTTGTTTGATATTGAGCTGAGAGGGGATGGAAGAAGGCTCCAAGGGCTGATTGAGTCCTTTTCCCGGTTCTCTTGGTAACTTGAAAAATGGCAAGTCCATAACAAAGGGAACACTCTGCAAATGCTCCATCAGTTCCACTGGGTTGCGTGTAACATCCTTCCTGTTCTTCATGATACTACCCTTGGTTGGGCCTCCACAGGCTAGTACGTTCTCATTTTTTATTCCTCCTAGAGTGTTTGCATGTTGCTTCGAAGGCCAGTCTTCCCTGACAGTTGGTGCTCCTTCTCCAGATGCAGAGCTCTTATTTAGTGAAATCTGCTTGCTGGGGGATGCGGTTCCCATGGTTGCAATGTGCTCCAAAGCTCTTGGATGATGCAATCTAGCAGCAGCGTTGCAAGGAAAACCAGAACCAAAGAGCTTTTTGCCCTGGACGCCAACACAACTTTTATTAATTGAGGTTCCACCGATCCGATTTGGATCAAGAGAGGTTACATTTGGAGATAAAAATCTAGGTGCTGCAGGTGGGTTTAACTTTTCAGGGCTTTCACTTGTAATAGTATTTGTTAGTGGACTGTGCTGTGGGACACCATGGACCAGGGGCAGCTCTTTTTGATCTTCAAAGCTACAGGAAGATGATGTTCTTTCTCTAGGGCCCAACTCTTTAGGTTTCTGAGAGCCACTCACCATACTTGCCAGTTGGTCTGGAGAGCTCAAGTTACGGCCAACTTTGGAATGCTTGTCTGGAACATCAGGCTGGTTCTCCATGCTTTCTGTTTTGGGCAGTACCGTCCCAGAGTTGCACTGTTTTTTCTGAGGATCTCTTAAAGCACTTGGAGAGTGGAAATCATCACTTCTGCTTAGGTTACTTGTATTTATTCCCACATCTTGGGAAGACTCTTGGCCAAAGCAGCAATTGCTACTTCTCTCCACTTGTAATGAGTGGTTTTCTGATGGTCTGTCCAGAAGTGACTCCGTAATTTCCAACTTGATGCTGGCATGTGATACTGGTAGAACCTTTTCCAAAGAAAGGTTCCCCTTAAGTAACTGCATCACCAGAGGGTTGCTGGCTTCAATAGAAGATATGGGCCGAGTGGAGCCTGGTGGCTTTTTCTGACTCTCAGAAGGTTTTTGAGGAAGAGGCATATGTGGTGCCCATCTCTGAGGCTGAGACACGTTGCTCACCATTGTTACTGATGGCAAGTCCACCATGTATGGGAGACTCTCAGTGTTCACAGAAGAGTTCGATCTAATCCCTTCATCTCTCTCAGTGTTGCGCTTATGGCTGGCATTTCCTTTTCCTGTAGCCTCCTTAAGGTGGATATTCCTGAAGTATATATCCACCTCCACATTCTCATCAGTTAGGTCAGCTTCAAAATCTGAAGCAGTATCTGTTGTTTCGCTATGCGTACTCTGGATTTCATCATCTCCATTTGTCTTAAATCCTTGTGTCTCTCTCATGTGTTGACATACATTTTCTGTGTTTGCTCCTGATGGCCTCTCCCACAGCTGTGGAAGCTTCTCAGAGGTACCTATTCCATTCTGAACAGTTAAACCACCAAGTGAAAAAGGTTTCACCAAAGACCCTTTAtactgttctccattctgtagtTCACTTTCATGCTGTTTTCCTGTCTGTAGGTGTGTAAAGGCATGTAACTCTGAGCCCATGTTCTCCATTCCAACAGTATTCGTTTTTGAATCATCATGATCAGCTACACATTTTCCCATGGGTGGCTTTGATCCATTAAATCTAGCTTCAATTTCTGGCTCATGTTGTTCTTTACCATCTGATGAGAATTCTGGGGTAAGGCTAGAATTATTGGAGAAAGTTTCCTTCATAGGAGAACTACAATTCAACTCTACGGGAGTGCCAACATCTTCAATTCTTGGTACAACATTGATATCATCTATGAGATAAACTGCAGACCCCTGTACCTGAGAACAAAACAGATCATTCTCAGGAGGAACGCTGCATTCTTGCTTATTACTCTGCCCTTCCTGAGAGGCAATATGCGGTGCATTTTCAGTTCTTACGTCATGGAGGCACTGCTCAAAGTTCTCCTCCCGCCCCAGAGAAGCTGCAGTGTCAAAAGATGGTCCAGTCAAAGCATCACCAAGCTGGCTGTTAGCTAAACCGTCAGCATGTTGAGCAACATCTTCTGTTCCACCTGAGACAACATCTGCAGCATGTTCAAGAATGAAGGCTCCCATACCATTAGGGGTGTAGGGGTCCTGTTTTGCAGGTTCACATACATTTATTTTAGCTACCTGTACAGCTACCTCAGCAAAGTTAGTCTTTTCTCCATCTAGATGGAGAGGCGGCAGTAATTGTGTTCGTTGTAGATCTGACGCACACCTTCCATGAGTTCTCTTTGATCTCCTGCACTCTGTATGGCTACTGGAgtctcctccaccacctcctttATCTGTGctgttccctcctcctcctggcccacccccacctccaatgGCAGCTGTAGCGGCCTCTCGCTGGGCTCGGGCTTGCAGAGCACGAGCTTTAATGTCTGCGAGTGTTCTGGCACCAGTTCTGCCCCGACCAGAGGACTCCGTGTTGGGGATGATCCTGGGGCATATCTGGTAAGCGGGCTGACCCTTAACCACCCAGGGTGGTTTGATACGTGAAAGTTGAATCTGAAAAAGAATCAGAGGAGAAGATGTTAAACTAACACTTGATATTCTCAGAGAGCAAAAACCTTTAAATCGGTTCATTGAAATTCAGTATATTTAGTTAAGATTCCTAGAGGAAGTAATTTTTGGCA
Coding sequences within it:
- the ASXL1 gene encoding polycomb group protein ASXL1 isoform X2 encodes the protein MLHSNSRGGDGLFYKLPGRISLFTLKKDALQWSRNLSVAEGEELDDAESCGSNEASTVSGDNDVSLDETSSNASCSTESQSKSLSTSRESCRAASQTSKQKKKTGVMLPRVVLTPLKVNGAHMESASGFTGRHADGESSSTSSSSRSSLALCSATMRSRTEITRDTPQLLRGIRKPAAGQMKRNRGEDIDFETPGSILVNTNLRALINSRTFNVLPQHFQQQLLFLLPEVDRQMGADGLMRLSGSALNNEFFTHAAQSWRERLADGEFTHEMQVRIRQEMEKEKRVEQWKEKFFEDYYGQKLGLTREESQQQNSVQDDAENRTGLSVQGEAAKPQHGPSTRQRDGHFKKRSRPDLRCRARRSLYKIREPDQSETPKETASVGPDSSFHKETKAEVDLGGDDLTGSSSASLKPESSELLFSPEASRLHSKMEDLSFAAASVNRIPSLPQENLDRESKDQKRKCFEEAASTSFPEKKPRLEDRQSFRNTIESVHPEKPQPTKEEPKVPPIRIQLSRIKPPWVVKGQPAYQICPRIIPNTESSGRGRTGARTLADIKARALQARAQREAATAAIGGGGGPGGGGNSTDKGGGGGDSSSHTECRRSKRTHGRCASDLQRTQLLPPLHLDGEKTNFAEVAVQVAKINVCEPAKQDPYTPNGMGAFILEHAADVVSGGTEDVAQHADGLANSQLGDALTGPSFDTAASLGREENFEQCLHDVRTENAPHIASQEGQSNKQECSVPPENDLFCSQVQGSAVYLIDDINVVPRIEDVGTPVELNCSSPMKETFSNNSSLTPEFSSDGKEQHEPEIEARFNGSKPPMGKCVADHDDSKTNTVGMENMGSELHAFTHLQTGKQHESELQNGEQYKGSLVKPFSLGGLTVQNGIGTSEKLPQLWERPSGANTENVCQHMRETQGFKTNGDDEIQSTHSETTDTASDFEADLTDENVEVDIYFRNIHLKEATGKGNASHKRNTERDEGIRSNSSVNTESLPYMVDLPSVTMVSNVSQPQRWAPHMPLPQKPSESQKKPPGSTRPISSIEASNPLVMQLLKGNLSLEKVLPVSHASIKLEITESLLDRPSENHSLQVERSSNCCFGQESSQDVGINTSNLSRSDDFHSPSALRDPQKKQCNSGTVLPKTESMENQPDVPDKHSKVGRNLSSPDQLASMVSGSQKPKELGPRERTSSSCSFEDQKELPLVHGVPQHSPLTNTITSESPEKLNPPAAPRFLSPNVTSLDPNRIGGTSINKSCVGVQGKKLFGSGFPCNAAARLHHPRALEHIATMGTASPSKQISLNKSSASGEGAPTVREDWPSKQHANTLGGIKNENVLACGGPTKGSIMKNRKDVTRNPVELMEHLQSVPFVMDLPFFKLPREPGKGLNQPLEPSSIPSQLNIKQAFYGKLSKLQLHSTSFNYSSNTTPAFPRSLAGSVMQLSHKANFAANHNTSLSVQMFADSSSVEEISLKCSCSLKAMIMCKGCGAFCHDDCIGPSKLCVLCLVVR